One genomic region from uncultured Cohaesibacter sp. encodes:
- the gcvP gene encoding aminomethyl-transferring glycine dehydrogenase: MAFKLTDYEAYDFANRRHIGPSPSEMAEMLKVIGFETLDALIDATVPTSIRQKEPLRWGGALTEKDTLHHMRQVASKNKILTSLIGQGYYGTTTPPVILRNILENPAWYTAYTPYQPEISQGRLEALLNFQTMVSNLTGLEVANASLLDEATAAAEAMTMAKRASKTKANVFFVDENCHPQNIAVIETRAEPLGIEIKIGAPEDLDPSEVFGAIFQYPGTYGHVRDFSDLIASLHEHKALGIVIADPLSLALLKAPGEMGADIAVGSTQRFGVPLGYGGPHAAYMACRDDYKRSMPGRIIGVTIDSQGRKAYRLALQTREQHIRREKANSNVCTAQALLAVIASMYAVYHGPSGIKAIAQYVHRRTVRLADGLEKLGFKVEPDVFFDTITVEVGALQGVIMNAAVANGINLRKVGTSKIGISLDEQTRPEIVEAVWKSFGGDLEYGADEYAREEDIAYRLPQANLRESDYLTHPIFHLNRAEAEITRYMRRLADRDLALDRAMIPLGSCTMKLNATIEMIPVTWPEFANLHPFVPEDQALGYREMIDDLNHKLCLVTGYDAISQQPNSGAQGEYAGLITIRNYQKANGQGHRNICLIPTSAHGTNPASAQMVGWKVVPIKSADNGDIDLDDFRAKAEQYSDQLAACMITYPSTHGVFEETVQDVCAITHQHGGQVYIDGANMNAMVGLSRPGDIGGDVSHLNLHKTFCIPHGGGGPGMGPIGVKSHLAPYLPGHPERDATIGPVSAAPFGSPSILPVSWAYCLLMGGAGLTQATKVAILNANYIAVSLKGAYDILYASKTGRVAHECILDTRPLNETCHVTVDDIAKRLMDNGFHAPTMSWPVAGTLMVEPTESEPKAELDRFIASMLDIRREAQDIEDGKIDKDNNPLKNAPHTVRDLVGEWDRPYSRKQGCFPAGAFEMDKYWPPVNRVDNAYGDRNLVCTCPPVDAYEDEAAE, from the coding sequence ATGGCCTTCAAACTGACCGACTACGAAGCCTATGATTTTGCCAACCGGCGCCACATCGGACCGAGCCCGTCAGAAATGGCCGAGATGCTGAAGGTGATCGGCTTTGAGACGCTCGATGCCCTCATCGATGCGACCGTGCCGACGTCCATCCGGCAGAAGGAGCCCCTCAGATGGGGCGGGGCCCTCACCGAGAAGGACACCCTGCATCACATGCGTCAGGTGGCCTCGAAGAACAAGATCCTCACGTCCCTCATCGGGCAGGGCTATTATGGCACCACGACGCCGCCGGTGATCCTTCGCAACATCCTTGAAAATCCGGCCTGGTACACCGCCTACACGCCCTATCAGCCAGAGATCAGTCAGGGCCGCCTTGAAGCGCTGCTCAACTTCCAGACCATGGTCTCGAACCTCACCGGCCTTGAAGTCGCCAACGCCTCCCTGCTGGATGAGGCAACCGCAGCGGCGGAAGCCATGACCATGGCCAAGCGCGCCTCCAAGACCAAGGCCAATGTCTTCTTTGTCGATGAAAACTGCCATCCGCAGAATATTGCCGTCATCGAAACCCGTGCCGAGCCTCTGGGTATCGAGATCAAGATCGGCGCGCCGGAAGATCTCGACCCTTCTGAAGTGTTCGGGGCGATCTTCCAGTATCCGGGCACCTATGGTCATGTGCGCGATTTCTCTGACCTGATTGCTAGCCTGCATGAGCACAAGGCCCTCGGCATCGTCATTGCTGACCCGCTATCGCTGGCGCTGTTGAAGGCTCCGGGTGAAATGGGCGCTGACATCGCTGTCGGCTCGACCCAGCGCTTTGGCGTGCCACTCGGCTATGGTGGCCCGCACGCGGCCTATATGGCCTGTCGCGACGACTACAAGCGCTCCATGCCGGGCCGCATCATCGGGGTGACCATCGACAGTCAGGGTCGCAAGGCCTACCGTCTGGCGCTTCAGACCCGCGAGCAGCACATCCGCCGCGAGAAAGCCAACTCCAACGTCTGCACGGCTCAGGCCCTGCTCGCCGTCATCGCCTCGATGTATGCGGTCTATCATGGCCCGAGCGGCATCAAGGCCATCGCGCAATATGTACACCGTCGCACGGTGCGCCTTGCGGATGGCCTCGAAAAGCTCGGCTTCAAGGTGGAGCCGGATGTCTTCTTCGACACCATCACCGTCGAAGTGGGAGCCCTACAGGGCGTCATCATGAATGCGGCGGTCGCCAACGGCATCAACCTGCGCAAGGTGGGCACCAGCAAGATCGGCATCAGCCTTGACGAGCAGACCCGCCCCGAGATCGTCGAAGCGGTCTGGAAGAGCTTTGGTGGCGATCTCGAATATGGTGCGGATGAATATGCCCGAGAGGAAGACATCGCCTATCGCCTGCCACAGGCAAACCTGCGCGAGAGCGACTATCTCACCCATCCGATCTTCCATCTCAACCGCGCAGAGGCCGAGATCACCCGCTACATGCGCCGCCTCGCCGACCGCGATCTGGCGCTTGACCGGGCGATGATCCCGCTTGGCTCCTGCACCATGAAGCTCAACGCGACCATCGAGATGATCCCGGTGACTTGGCCGGAATTTGCCAACCTGCATCCGTTCGTTCCCGAAGATCAGGCGCTTGGCTACAGGGAGATGATCGACGATCTCAATCACAAGCTTTGCCTGGTGACGGGCTATGACGCCATTTCACAGCAGCCGAACTCCGGCGCGCAAGGGGAATATGCCGGCCTCATCACGATCCGCAACTATCAGAAGGCCAACGGTCAGGGGCATCGCAACATCTGCCTCATCCCGACCTCGGCCCATGGCACCAACCCGGCCTCGGCCCAGATGGTCGGCTGGAAGGTCGTTCCCATCAAGTCGGCAGACAATGGCGACATTGATCTCGACGACTTCCGCGCCAAGGCCGAGCAATATTCCGATCAGCTTGCTGCCTGCATGATCACCTATCCCTCGACGCACGGCGTGTTCGAGGAAACCGTGCAGGATGTCTGCGCCATCACCCACCAGCATGGCGGACAGGTCTATATTGACGGGGCCAACATGAACGCCATGGTCGGGCTTTCCCGGCCCGGCGACATCGGCGGCGACGTCAGCCATCTCAACCTGCACAAGACCTTCTGCATTCCCCATGGCGGCGGTGGTCCGGGCATGGGTCCGATTGGCGTGAAGTCTCACCTTGCGCCTTATCTTCCGGGTCATCCGGAGCGTGACGCCACCATTGGGCCGGTGTCTGCAGCTCCCTTCGGATCGCCCTCGATCCTGCCGGTCAGCTGGGCCTATTGCCTGCTGATGGGCGGCGCTGGCCTGACGCAGGCGACCAAGGTCGCGATCCTGAATGCCAACTATATCGCGGTCAGCCTCAAGGGCGCCTATGACATTCTCTATGCCTCCAAGACCGGTCGCGTGGCCCACGAGTGCATTCTCGACACGCGCCCACTCAATGAGACCTGTCACGTCACCGTCGATGACATCGCCAAGCGTCTGATGGACAATGGCTTCCATGCCCCGACCATGAGTTGGCCGGTTGCGGGCACGCTGATGGTCGAGCCGACGGAGTCCGAGCCCAAGGCAGAGCTTGACCGCTTCATCGCCTCGATGCTCGATATCCGCCGCGAAGCGCAGGACATCGAGGACGGCAAGATCGACAAGGACAACAACCCGCTGAAAAATGCGCCGCATACGGTGCGCGATCTGGTCGGCGAATGGGATCGACCCTACAGCCGCAAGCAGGGTTGCTTCCCGGCGGGAGCCTTCGAGATGGACAAATACTGGCCACCGGTCAATCGCGTCGACAATGCTTACGGTGATCGCAATCTGGTCTGCACCTGTCCACCCGTGGATGCTTATGAGGACGAAGCTGCGGAATAA
- a CDS encoding LysR family transcriptional regulator — protein MDRPQLPLNALRAFEVAARQGSFTRAAIELCVTQAAISHQIKMLEERLGVSLFIRTSRGLQLTDEGKSLLPVLEDAFDAISAALDRFDDPGYVEVLNVGVVTTFATGWLIERLGAFRRAYPGIDLRLSTNNNRVDLAGEGLEMAIRFGDGGWPGLWRRRLFDAPMSPLCDAATAARLKQPTDLYALPLMRSYRNSEWESWFAMQGLVCPKLNGPRLDSSPAMASLAAAGHGVALLPVSMFAKDLEEGRLVRPFPAEITTGSYWLTRLASRPPTQAMKRFETWLISEVAGWQETLSSCPSREA, from the coding sequence ATGGACAGACCTCAGCTTCCCCTTAACGCCTTGCGTGCCTTCGAGGTTGCCGCCCGGCAGGGCAGCTTCACCCGTGCCGCCATTGAGTTGTGCGTCACGCAAGCGGCCATCAGCCATCAGATCAAGATGCTCGAGGAGCGCCTCGGTGTCTCGCTCTTCATTCGCACCTCAAGGGGGCTGCAACTGACCGACGAGGGTAAGTCCCTGTTGCCGGTGCTTGAAGACGCCTTCGATGCCATCAGCGCGGCCCTCGATCGCTTTGACGATCCCGGCTATGTTGAGGTGCTCAATGTCGGAGTGGTTACCACATTTGCGACCGGGTGGCTGATTGAGCGGCTTGGGGCCTTTCGCAGAGCCTATCCGGGGATCGACCTTCGGCTGTCGACCAACAACAACCGCGTTGATCTGGCTGGGGAGGGGCTTGAGATGGCCATCCGCTTCGGGGATGGCGGTTGGCCGGGGCTTTGGCGGCGACGGCTGTTCGATGCGCCCATGTCCCCCCTGTGCGATGCAGCAACAGCGGCCCGGCTGAAGCAACCAACCGACCTCTATGCCCTGCCGCTCATGCGGTCCTATCGCAACAGTGAGTGGGAGAGCTGGTTCGCCATGCAGGGGCTCGTTTGCCCCAAGCTCAATGGTCCGCGGCTTGATTCCTCTCCCGCCATGGCATCGCTCGCCGCCGCTGGCCATGGCGTGGCCCTGCTGCCCGTCTCGATGTTCGCAAAGGATCTCGAAGAAGGGCGGCTTGTGCGGCCCTTCCCGGCGGAGATCACGACCGGCAGCTACTGGCTGACCCGGTTGGCGTCACGGCCTCCGACACAGGCCATGAAGCGCTTTGAAACCTGGCTGATATCGGAGGTTGCCGGCTGGCAGGAGACGCTCAGTTCGTGTCCCAGTCGGGAGGCCTGA
- the nqrE gene encoding NADH:ubiquinone reductase (Na(+)-transporting) subunit E — MEGLVSLAVKAIFLENLALSFFLGMCTFLAVSKKIETALGLGISVTVVQAITVPANNLILTYLLNDGALSWLGLENVDLRFLGLISYIGVIAAMVQILEMILDRFFPALYNALGIFLPLITVNCAILGGSLFMVERGYDFAEATTYGISSGIGWALAITAMAGVREKLKYSDVPAGLQGLGVTFITAGLMAMGFMAFSGVKL, encoded by the coding sequence ATGGAAGGTCTCGTTTCCCTCGCCGTAAAGGCGATCTTCCTTGAGAACCTTGCGCTCTCCTTCTTCCTTGGCATGTGTACCTTTCTGGCCGTGTCCAAGAAGATCGAAACCGCGCTCGGCCTCGGCATTTCCGTGACCGTCGTTCAGGCCATCACGGTTCCTGCCAACAACCTGATCCTGACCTACCTTCTCAATGACGGGGCTCTTTCTTGGCTCGGTCTTGAGAATGTCGATCTGCGCTTCCTTGGCCTCATCTCCTACATTGGTGTGATCGCCGCGATGGTTCAGATCCTCGAGATGATCCTCGATCGCTTCTTCCCCGCGCTCTACAACGCGCTCGGCATCTTCCTGCCACTCATCACCGTGAACTGCGCCATCCTAGGTGGCTCGCTCTTCATGGTGGAACGTGGCTATGATTTTGCAGAAGCAACGACCTACGGCATCTCCTCCGGCATCGGTTGGGCTCTGGCGATCACCGCAATGGCCGGTGTCCGCGAGAAGCTGAAATATTCCGACGTGCCCGCTGGCCTTCAGGGTCTGGGTGTAACATTCATCACCGCAGGGTTGATGGCCATGGGCTTCATGGCTTTCTCCGGCGTGAAGCTGTAA
- the bla gene encoding class A beta-lactamase has protein sequence MISLSLSPRLFLAGWMVACGVALVPHAAAAQSTDGLETAIRSIEADMKAGTIGVALNDTQGDFNWSYRGDERFPMNSSFKAFACAALLSQVDDGVSDLGTPFAIKDGTLIHWSPITEKRVGSSMTLRELCEAALTMSDNTAANAILDTIGGPSGFTDFMTSIGDETTRLDRREPELNEAVPGDPRDTTTPNAAITSLQALLHGNMLSPRSREVLETWMINDKVANDLVRKVLPKGWKIADKTGAGGHGSRGIVAMVTPPQKEPLFLAIYLRDTQMDLKQRNATIARVADVILKRVAQ, from the coding sequence ATGATTTCTCTGAGCCTATCCCCGCGCCTTTTTCTAGCCGGCTGGATGGTCGCCTGCGGGGTGGCCCTTGTGCCTCATGCGGCGGCAGCCCAATCCACCGACGGGCTTGAGACGGCGATCCGCTCCATCGAGGCCGACATGAAGGCGGGAACGATTGGCGTCGCCCTGAATGACACGCAAGGTGACTTCAATTGGAGCTATCGGGGCGACGAGCGATTTCCCATGAACAGCAGCTTCAAGGCCTTTGCCTGTGCCGCCTTGCTGTCGCAGGTCGACGACGGCGTTTCTGATCTGGGCACGCCATTTGCGATCAAGGACGGCACGCTGATCCACTGGTCACCAATCACCGAAAAACGGGTCGGCAGTTCAATGACCTTAAGGGAGCTGTGCGAAGCGGCACTGACCATGAGCGACAACACCGCCGCCAATGCCATTCTCGACACGATTGGTGGCCCGTCCGGCTTCACGGATTTCATGACGTCCATCGGGGATGAGACAACCCGGCTTGACCGGCGCGAACCGGAGCTCAATGAAGCTGTCCCCGGCGATCCGCGCGACACGACGACACCGAATGCAGCAATCACCAGCCTTCAGGCACTCTTGCACGGCAACATGCTGTCGCCCCGGTCGCGTGAAGTGCTCGAAACATGGATGATCAATGACAAGGTAGCCAACGACCTTGTGCGCAAGGTTCTGCCAAAGGGATGGAAGATTGCCGACAAGACCGGGGCTGGAGGACATGGGTCACGCGGCATCGTCGCCATGGTCACTCCGCCGCAAAAGGAGCCGCTGTTCCTCGCGATCTATCTTCGTGACACGCAGATGGACCTGAAGCAGCGCAATGCCACCATTGCCAGAGTGGCTGATGTGATCCTCAAGCGGGTTGCACAGTGA
- a CDS encoding GNAT family N-acetyltransferase: MNIRDAEARDAEAIAAIYNHAVEHTTAIWNDVTVSVDNRIKWITDRQEAGFPVLVAEGDEGQVIGYASYGPWRAFDGYRHTAEHSVYVRETAHGYGIGRKLMKALIAEAKTRGIHVLVAGIEAENTASILLHEKMGFVDAGTLHEVGTKFGRWLDLTFMELRID; this comes from the coding sequence ATGAATATCCGGGATGCCGAGGCAAGGGACGCTGAAGCCATTGCAGCGATCTACAATCACGCCGTTGAACATACCACGGCCATCTGGAATGACGTCACCGTGAGCGTCGACAATCGCATCAAGTGGATTACCGACCGGCAGGAGGCAGGCTTTCCGGTGCTTGTCGCTGAAGGCGATGAGGGGCAGGTGATCGGCTATGCCAGCTACGGCCCATGGCGGGCCTTTGACGGTTATCGCCACACGGCGGAACATTCGGTCTATGTTCGTGAGACCGCCCATGGTTACGGCATCGGGCGCAAACTGATGAAGGCCCTGATCGCGGAGGCCAAAACCCGCGGCATTCACGTGCTGGTGGCGGGGATCGAGGCAGAAAATACCGCCTCGATCCTGCTCCATGAAAAGATGGGGTTTGTTGATGCGGGCACACTCCATGAGGTCGGAACCAAGTTCGGGCGCTGGCTCGACCTCACTTTCATGGAATTGCGCATCGACTGA
- a CDS encoding helix-turn-helix domain-containing protein translates to MSETMVPEDGDTQRIDDAISVTESVGLTTGPSGSLSQDAPGLEEIGQMVREARKKKGWTLEETSQQAGIGRSTLSKIENGQTRPGFDIVRRLTQALELETPNLFLQSGKSDLSGRRDLTRKGEGEQKITATYSHELLCNELISKSMVPYVSTIKARDISDFGDWIRHRGEEFMYVLSGELVLHTEHYRPVAMKTGDSIYYDSSMGHCCVTTSKEDAVVLWVSLER, encoded by the coding sequence ATGAGCGAGACCATGGTGCCAGAAGATGGCGACACGCAGCGAATCGACGACGCGATCAGCGTCACGGAGTCCGTTGGCCTGACCACCGGTCCGTCCGGATCGCTCTCGCAGGATGCTCCCGGCCTTGAAGAAATTGGCCAAATGGTGCGCGAAGCACGCAAGAAGAAGGGCTGGACCCTTGAGGAAACCAGCCAGCAGGCCGGGATCGGCCGCTCGACCCTGTCAAAAATCGAAAATGGCCAGACCCGCCCCGGCTTTGACATCGTGCGCCGCTTGACGCAAGCGCTGGAGCTTGAAACCCCGAACCTCTTCCTGCAATCCGGCAAGAGCGACCTTTCCGGCCGTCGCGATCTGACCCGCAAGGGAGAGGGCGAGCAGAAGATCACCGCGACCTATTCGCACGAATTGCTCTGCAACGAGCTTATCAGCAAATCCATGGTGCCCTATGTCAGTACCATCAAGGCACGGGATATTTCCGACTTTGGCGACTGGATCCGCCATCGCGGCGAGGAGTTCATGTATGTGCTCTCAGGAGAACTGGTCCTGCATACCGAGCATTACCGCCCGGTGGCCATGAAGACCGGCGACAGCATTTACTATGACAGCTCCATGGGGCATTGCTGTGTCACAACCAGCAAGGAAGACGCCGTCGTCCTCTGGGTCAGTCTCGAACGCTAG
- a CDS encoding GntR family transcriptional regulator — translation MASQTAVKYLAIKEQIVDRIRKKHWPPGSLLPSEIQLAEEFCCARATVNRALAQLSEDGIIDRRRKAGSRVNTLPQRSVRIDIICAQREVERRGADYRYQQLRRAYGPAPEWIRELLKIPSDVEMLYVQSLHFANDSPFQFQEAWLNATDHPEVVDLDFTQRDPFNWVLGEMPFLDTSLFLKAQSAHKHVAKCLEIDEGDPVLFRNYHGSWSSKTVCFFRRIYRDDYEIISHG, via the coding sequence TTGGCTTCGCAAACAGCGGTTAAGTATCTGGCTATCAAGGAACAGATCGTCGACCGGATCCGCAAAAAGCATTGGCCGCCGGGCTCGCTTTTGCCTTCGGAAATTCAACTGGCAGAAGAGTTTTGCTGCGCGCGCGCCACGGTCAACCGGGCTTTGGCACAGCTATCCGAGGATGGTATCATTGATCGCCGCCGAAAAGCCGGGAGCCGCGTCAATACGCTGCCCCAGCGAAGTGTTCGCATCGACATCATTTGTGCCCAAAGAGAGGTGGAGCGTCGCGGGGCGGACTATCGCTATCAGCAGCTCCGCCGCGCTTATGGTCCGGCGCCGGAGTGGATTCGCGAGCTTCTGAAAATACCGTCCGATGTCGAGATGCTTTATGTTCAGAGCCTGCACTTCGCCAATGACAGCCCATTCCAGTTTCAGGAAGCCTGGCTGAACGCGACAGATCATCCCGAAGTGGTCGATCTCGACTTCACCCAACGGGATCCGTTCAATTGGGTTCTGGGAGAAATGCCGTTCCTTGATACATCGCTCTTTCTGAAGGCACAGTCAGCACACAAACATGTGGCGAAATGCCTTGAGATTGATGAGGGCGATCCTGTCCTGTTTCGCAACTATCATGGATCCTGGTCGTCAAAGACGGTCTGCTTCTTCCGCAGGATCTATCGTGACGATTATGAAATCATTTCCCACGGCTAG
- the nqrF gene encoding NADH:ubiquinone reductase (Na(+)-transporting) subunit F, which yields MQEFALGITFFTIIVLALVFLILFARGRLVSSGNVNITINGERTISVPAGGKLLGVLAGQKIFVPSACGGGGTCAQCRCKVLEGGGSILPTEETHITKREAREGDRLSCQVAVKQDMKIEVPEEVFGVKKWQCTVRSNENVATFIKNLVLELPEGEDVKFRAGGYIQIEAPAHVVNYKDFDVQDEYREDWDKFNLWQYVSKVDEPVERAYSMANYPEEKGLIMLNVRVASPPPGMPGVPPGKMSSYIFNLKPGDKVTISGPFGEFFARDTNKEMVFIGGGAGMAPMRSHIFDQLKRIHTDRKITFWYGARSKREMFFVEDFDQLAAENPNFTWHVALSDALPEDDWDGYTGFIHNVLYEQYLKHHEAPEDCEYYMCGPPIMNQSVINMLLDLGVDREDIMLDDFGG from the coding sequence ATGCAAGAGTTCGCCCTTGGCATCACGTTCTTCACGATCATCGTGTTGGCGCTGGTGTTCCTGATCCTGTTTGCGCGTGGCCGACTGGTTTCGTCGGGCAACGTCAACATCACCATCAACGGTGAACGCACGATCTCCGTCCCTGCTGGCGGCAAGCTGCTTGGTGTTCTGGCCGGGCAGAAGATCTTCGTTCCGTCCGCTTGTGGTGGTGGTGGTACCTGCGCTCAGTGTCGATGCAAGGTTCTCGAAGGTGGCGGATCCATTCTGCCGACCGAAGAAACCCACATCACCAAGCGTGAAGCCCGCGAAGGCGACCGCCTGTCCTGTCAGGTGGCCGTGAAGCAGGACATGAAAATCGAAGTACCTGAAGAGGTCTTCGGCGTGAAGAAATGGCAGTGCACCGTTCGCTCGAACGAAAACGTTGCCACCTTCATCAAGAACCTCGTTCTGGAACTGCCCGAAGGCGAGGACGTCAAGTTCCGCGCCGGTGGTTACATTCAGATCGAAGCGCCTGCCCACGTGGTCAACTACAAGGACTTCGACGTTCAGGATGAATATCGCGAAGATTGGGACAAGTTCAATCTTTGGCAATATGTCTCCAAGGTCGATGAGCCGGTAGAACGCGCCTACTCAATGGCCAACTATCCGGAAGAAAAAGGCCTGATCATGCTCAACGTACGCGTCGCCAGCCCCCCTCCGGGCATGCCGGGCGTACCTCCGGGCAAGATGTCGTCCTACATCTTCAACCTCAAACCCGGTGACAAGGTCACCATTTCCGGTCCGTTCGGCGAATTCTTCGCCCGCGACACCAACAAGGAAATGGTCTTCATCGGTGGTGGTGCCGGTATGGCTCCGATGCGCTCGCACATCTTCGATCAGCTCAAGCGGATTCATACGGATCGCAAGATCACCTTCTGGTACGGCGCCCGCTCCAAGCGTGAAATGTTCTTCGTGGAAGACTTTGATCAACTGGCTGCGGAAAACCCGAACTTCACCTGGCATGTGGCTCTGTCCGATGCGCTGCCTGAGGACGACTGGGATGGCTACACCGGCTTCATCCATAACGTTCTCTACGAGCAGTATCTGAAGCACCATGAGGCTCCGGAAGATTGCGAATACTACATGTGCGGTCCTCCGATCATGAACCAGTCCGTGATCAACATGCTGCTTGATCTGGGCGTTGACCGTGAAGACATCATGCTTGATGATTTCGGCGGCTAA
- a CDS encoding L-serine ammonia-lyase, protein MFLSIFDIFKIGVGPSSSHTMGPMNAAVRFMDDLRAGRFMGVSAGDVTRVSCSLHGSLAFTGRGHASDRAVILGLLGIRPDQLNPDEAERLEARVHEDKVIELDGFAPLRFNPVEDLVFDYGPPLPGHANGMKLFAYGDGNRQLATATYYSIGGGFIVTASELDEKISHDPKDLKSEQQAAGHPYPFGTAADMLAMGKRSGLSIAEMKQANEEVDLSREALLDGVDRIWRTMRDVIDRGLEKDGELPGGLRVKRRAKAIRERLIADRGNNQPMPHQVNDWLSLYAMAVNEENAAGGRVVTAPTNGAAGVVPSVLRYYRDHCPGSSDEGIRTFLFTAAAIGGLIKHNASISGAEAGCQAEVGSAAAMAASGLCAALGGSNEQIENAAEIALEHHLGMTCDPVKGLVQVPCIERNGLGAIKAVSAASLSLHGDGTHFMPLDNCIRTMWETGQDMGEKYKETSLGGLAVNLPEC, encoded by the coding sequence ATGTTCCTGTCCATTTTTGACATTTTTAAGATCGGGGTCGGCCCCTCGTCTTCCCATACGATGGGGCCGATGAATGCTGCGGTTCGGTTCATGGATGACCTCCGGGCCGGACGCTTCATGGGTGTCAGCGCGGGGGATGTGACGCGCGTCAGCTGTTCGCTTCATGGCTCCCTCGCCTTCACCGGCAGGGGACATGCCAGCGACCGGGCGGTGATCCTTGGCCTTCTCGGCATTCGGCCAGACCAGCTCAACCCTGACGAGGCGGAGAGGCTGGAGGCGCGGGTGCATGAGGACAAGGTGATCGAGCTTGATGGCTTTGCACCCTTGCGCTTCAACCCGGTCGAGGATCTCGTTTTCGACTATGGCCCGCCCCTGCCCGGCCACGCCAATGGCATGAAGCTCTTTGCCTATGGGGACGGGAATCGCCAGCTCGCTACGGCGACCTATTATTCGATCGGCGGCGGCTTCATCGTGACGGCGAGCGAGCTTGACGAGAAGATCAGCCACGACCCGAAGGATCTGAAAAGCGAGCAGCAAGCGGCTGGCCACCCCTACCCCTTTGGCACGGCTGCGGACATGCTGGCCATGGGGAAGCGCTCAGGGCTCAGCATTGCTGAGATGAAACAGGCGAACGAGGAAGTCGATCTCAGCCGTGAGGCGCTTCTCGACGGTGTTGATCGTATCTGGCGCACGATGCGCGACGTGATCGACCGGGGCCTTGAGAAAGATGGCGAATTGCCCGGTGGGCTGCGCGTCAAGCGTCGTGCCAAAGCCATCCGCGAACGCCTCATCGCCGACCGGGGCAACAACCAGCCCATGCCGCATCAGGTCAACGACTGGCTGAGCCTCTATGCCATGGCTGTGAATGAGGAGAATGCTGCAGGCGGGCGCGTGGTGACAGCGCCGACCAATGGGGCCGCCGGTGTCGTACCGTCCGTCTTGCGCTACTATCGCGACCACTGTCCCGGCTCGTCGGATGAAGGCATCCGGACCTTTCTATTCACTGCTGCTGCCATCGGCGGGCTGATCAAACACAATGCCTCCATTTCCGGGGCTGAGGCGGGGTGTCAGGCAGAGGTTGGCTCGGCCGCCGCCATGGCAGCAAGCGGGCTCTGCGCTGCTCTCGGGGGCAGCAACGAGCAGATCGAGAATGCCGCCGAGATCGCCCTTGAGCATCATCTGGGCATGACCTGCGATCCTGTGAAGGGTCTCGTGCAGGTGCCCTGCATTGAGCGCAACGGCCTTGGAGCCATCAAGGCGGTGTCCGCAGCCTCCCTGTCACTGCATGGCGACGGCACCCATTTCATGCCGCTCGACAATTGCATCCGGACCATGTGGGAGACCGGGCAGGACATGGGCGAGAAATACAAGGAAACGTCGCTCGGCGGCCTCGCTGTAAACTTGCCCGAGTGTTGA